One segment of Brassica napus cultivar Da-Ae chromosome C3, Da-Ae, whole genome shotgun sequence DNA contains the following:
- the LOC106421804 gene encoding protein ALTERED PHOSPHATE STARVATION RESPONSE 1-like — translation MGCTSSKLDDLPAVALCRERCNFLEAAIQQRYHLAESHVAYTHSLKGIGHSLHLFINHHHRFVASPRLNLPPQRKGDPEEQENKGVENSPKKAKLPSPHHPGSGTDSGHLEFDSDSEDDDEEFHLDSDHHHHLGNFETGPYMGAQPGYTRYPNPEMMGHHLPPTPYMHMNYMKNSSMPPSVIYEQRPSSPQKVYIGESSSSSTYPYNSGPGPGPGYYGSSTDAPASKPPPPPPPPSPPRSNGWDFLNPFDTYYPSYTPSRDSRELREEEGIPELEEDDDSQYEAVKEVHGGDNQPTPAVVYREESDSPSPSPRLSVDKSGASTSGGGAAMYQTRPSVSVEKKGVEYEVHVVEKTVVEDGGNESNATATRGGGGGGGPRAVPEVAKEIENQFLKAAESGSEIAKLLEVGKRPYGRKHASSQLLHGVTPSVAEPPTYADIEEELASRSRNLSSTLHKLHLWEKKLYREVKAEEKLRVAHEKKVRKLKRLDERGAEANKVDTTRKLVRDMNTKIRIAIQVVDKISVTINKIRDEDLWPQLNALIQGLTRMWKEMLECHQIQCQAIKEARGLGSIRASKKLGDEHLEATSLLGHELINWIMGFSSWVNSQKGYVRELNKWLMKCLLYEPEETADGIAPFSPGRLGAPPIFVICNQWSQALDRISEREVIEAMRGFTTSVLQLWEQDRLETTVMGQEKVRNMDREGQRIHREIQALEKKMVLVAPGDGLLVSGNVVYQSDTSNDSLQGSLQRIFEAMERFTDECMRAYDDLLVRAEEETAPRESEE, via the exons ATGGGTTGTACAAGTTCTAAGCTGGACGATCTTCCGGCGGTTGCTCTCTGCCGTGAACGGTGCAATTTCCTAGAAGCGGCGATTCAGCAACGTTACCATTTAGCCGAATCACACGTGGCGTACACACACTCGCTTAAAGGAATAGGTCACTCACTCCATCTCTTCATCAACCACCACCACCGTTTCGTCGCTTCTCCCAGACTCAACCTTCCTCCTCAAAGAAAAGGCGACCCCgaagaacaagaaaacaaaggAGTAGAAAATTCCCCTAAGAAAGCAAAGCTACCTTCTCCTCACCATCCGGGTTCGGGTACTGATTCGGGTCATCTCGAGTTCGATTCGGACTCCGAAGACGATGATGAAGAATTCCATTTGGATTcggaccaccaccaccatctcGGAAATTTTGAAACCGGGCCTTACATGGGAGCACAACCGGGTTATACCCGGTACCCGAACCCGGAAATGATGGGTCATCATCTTCCTCCTACTCCTTATATGCACATGAACTACATGAAGAACAGTTCGATGCCTCCTTCAGTCATCTACGAGCAAAGACCAAGTAGCCCTCAAAAAGTCTACATAGGCgaatcatcatcttcttctactTACCCTTACAATTccggacccggacccggacccggaTACTACGGTTCTTCAACTGATGCTCCAGCCTCTAAACCGCCTCCGCCTCCGCCTCCTCCGTCCCCGCCTAGGTCCAACGGGTGGGATTTTTTAAACCCGTTTGATACTTACTATCCTTCGTATACTCCGAGTCGAGACTCGAGGGAGCTTAGAGAGGAAGAAGGTATACCCGAGCTGGAGGAAGACGACGATTCACAGTACGAGGCTGTTAAGGAAGTTCACGGTGGTGATAATCAACCGACTCCTGCTGTTGTTTACAGGGAAGAGTCTGATTCTCCGTCTCCGTCTCCGCGGCTGTCTGTTGATAAATCTGGAGCCAGCACTAGTGGTGGAGGTGCGGCTATGTATCAGACTAGGCCGAGCGTGTCGGTGGAGAAGAAAGGGGTTGAGTACGAAGTGCACGTTGTCGAGAAGACGGTTGTTGAAGATGGCGGAAACGAGAGCAATGCCACGGCGACacgtggaggaggaggaggaggtgggcCACGTGCGGTGCCTGAGGTTGCTAAAGAGATTGAGAATCAGTTCCTGAAAGCTGCGGAGTCAGGAAGTGAGATCGCTAAGTTACTTGAAGTTGGGAAGCGTCCTTACGGTCGGAAACATG CTTCTTCGCAGTTGTTGCACGGGGTTACTCCTTCTGTTGCTGAGCCGCCAACGTATGCAGACATTGAAGAAGAGCTTGCTTCGAGGTCAAGGAACCTTTCTTCCACATTGCACAAACTCCATCTCTGGGAGAAGAAGCTTTACCGAGAAGTGAAG GCTGAGGAAAAATTGCGTGTAGCTCACGAGAAGAAGGTAAGGAAGCTAAAGCGTTTGGATGAAAGAGGTGCTGAAGCTAACAAAGTGGATACAACAAGGAAGCTAGTAAGAGACATGAACACAAAGATACGGATTGCGATTCAGGTTGTGGATAAAATCTCTGTGACTATTAATAAGATTAGAGATGAAGATCTATGGCCGCAACTCAATGCATTGATCCAAGG GCTTACAAGGATGTGGAAAGAGATGCTAGAGTGTCATCAGATTCAGTGCCAGGCTATAAAGGAAGCTAGAGGGCTAGGGTCTATAAGAGCTAGCAAGAAGCTAGGCGATGAGCATCTTGAAGCAACTAGTTTGCTTGGACATGAGCTTATAAACTGGATAATGGGTTTCTCTAGCTGGGTAAACTCGCAGAAAGGTTATGTAAGAGAGTTGAATAAATGGCTCATGAAGTGTCTTCTCTATGAACCCGAGGAAACAGCCGATGGTATCGCTCCTTTTTCGCCTGGTCGGCTTGGTGCTCCACCGATCTTTGTGATATGTAACCAATGGTCTCAAGCTCTGGACAGGATCTCTGAGAGGGAAGTGATTGAGGCAATGCGTGGTTTCACCACGAGTGTGCTTCAGCTTTGGGAGCAAGATCGGTTAGAGACGACGGTGATGGGGCAGGAGAAAGTTAGGAACATGGACCGGGAAGGGCAGAGGATACACAGAGAGATTCAAGCGCTGGAAAAGAAAATGGTTCTGGTTGCACCTGGTGATGGTCTTTTGGTATCTGGGAACGTTGTTTACCAAAGTGATACTAGTAACGATAGCTTACAAGGTAGTTTGCAGCGGATTTTTGAAGCTATGGAGAGGTTCACTGATGAGTGTATGAGAGCTTATGATGATCTCTTGGTGCGTGCTGAAGAAGAAACTGCTCCGAGAGAAAGTGAGGAATGA
- the LOC106434640 gene encoding serine/threonine-protein kinase BSK1-like isoform X1, giving the protein MGCCQSLCPDEQNPLRKDGAQPPQLAQTHRGGATTAAGLDNGGDGGGIPSFSEFSFADLKAATNNFSSDNIVSESGEKAPNLVYKGRLQNRRWIAVKKFTKMAWPHPKQFAEEAWGVGKLRHNRLANLIGYCCDGDERLLVAEFMPNDTLAKHLFHWENQTIEWAMRLRVGYYIAEALDYCSTEGLPLYHDLNAYRVLFDEDGDPRLSCFGLMKNSRDGKSYSTNLAYTPPEYLRNGRVTPESVTYSFGTVLLDLLSGKHIPPSHALDMIRGKNIIQLMDSHLEGKFSTEEATVVVELASQCLQYEPRERPNTKDLVATLAPLQTKSEVASCIMLGIKKQEEAPSTPQKPLSSLGEACSRLDLTAIHQILVMAHYRDDEGTNELSFQEWTQQIKDMLDARKRGDQAFREKDFKTAIDCYSQFVDVGTMVSPTVFGRRSLCYLLCDQPDAALRDAMQAQCVYPDWPTAFYMQSVALAKLNMNTDAADMMNEAAQLEEKRQRGGKGS; this is encoded by the exons ATGGGTTGTTGTCAATCCTTGTGTCCGGATGAACAAAACCCACTTCGGAAAGATGGAGCTCAGCCGCCACAACTGGCTCAAACCCACCGCGGCGGCGCTACGACGGCTGCTGGACTCGATAACGGCGGAGATGGAGGAGGAATTCCGTCTTTCTCAGAGTTCTCTTTCGCCGACCTAAAAGCAGCCACGAACAACTTCAGCTCAGACAACATCGTATCAGAAAGCGGAGAGAAAGCCCCAAATCTTGTATACAAAGGCAGACTTCAGAACCGTCGCTGGATCGCCGTCAAGAAGTTTACTAAGATGGCTTGGCCTCATCCTAAACAATTCGCG GAAGAAGCATGGGGTGTGGGGAAGCTGAGGCATAATCGGTTGGCGAATTTGATTGGTTATTGTTGTGACGGAGATGAGAGGCTCCTTGTTGCTGAGTTCATGCCTAATGATACTCTCGCTAAGCATTTGTTCCATT GGGAAAATCAGACAATTGAATGGGCTATGAGGTTGCGAGTTGGGTATTACATAGCTGAAGCTTTGGATTATTGTAGTACTGAGGGTCTTCCATTGTACCATGATTTAAATGCTTACAGGGTTCTCTTTGATGAG GATGGTGATCCTCGTCTCTCGTGTTTCGGCTTGATGAAGAACAGCCGGGATGGTAAAAGTTATAGCACAAATCTAGCATATACACCACCTGAATATCTAAGAAATG GAAGAGTGACACCTGAAAGTGTTACTTACAGCTTTGGAACTGTGCTTCTTGATTTGCTTAGCGGCAAACACATCCCTCCAAGCCAT GCTCTGGATATGATACGTGGAAAGAATATTATCCAGTTGATGGATTCACACCTCGAGGGAAAGTTCTCAACAGAAGAAGCTACCGTAGTTGTCGAACTCGCCTCTCAGTGTTTGCAATATGAGCCTCGAGAGAGACCTAACACAAAAGATCTCGTCGCCACACTTGCACCCTTGCAAACTAAATCAGAG GTTGCTTCTTGTATAATGCTTGGAATAAAGAAGCAGGAAGAGGCACCTTCAACGCCACAAAAGCCACTTTCGTCATTAGGTGAAGCTTGCTCGAGACTGGATCTCACAGCTATTCATCAGATCTTGGTCATGGCACATTACAGAGACGACGAAGGGACCAACGAG TTATCTTTCCAAGAATGGACTCAACAGATAAAAGATATGCTTGACGCAAGGAAACGTGGTGATCAAGCTTTCCGCGAGAAAGATTTCAAAACCGCCATAGACTGTTACTCACAG TTTGTAGACGTTGGAACAATGGTGTCGCCAACTGTGTTTGGTCGGAGAAGTCTATGCTACTTACTTTGCGATCAACCAGACGCAGCACTACGCGACGCCATGCAAGCGCAATGCGTGTATCCTGACTGGCCAACGGCTTTCTACATGCAGTCTGTGGCATTAGCGAAGCTGAACATGAACACTGACGCAGCTGATATGATGAACGAAGCAGCTCAGCTTGAAGAGAAGAGACAAAGAGGTGGAAAAGGATCTTGA
- the LOC106434640 gene encoding serine/threonine-protein kinase BSK1-like isoform X2 yields the protein MGCCQSLCPDEQNPLRKDGAQPPQLAQTHRGGATTAAGLDNGGDGGGIPSFSEFSFADLKAATNNFSSDNIVSESGEKAPNLVYKGRLQNRRWIAVKKFTKMAWPHPKQFAEEAWGVGKLRHNRLANLIGYCCDGDERLLVAEFMPNDTLAKHLFHWENQTIEWAMRLRVGYYIAEALDYCSTEGLPLYHDLNAYRVLFDEDGDPRLSCFGLMKNSRDGRVTPESVTYSFGTVLLDLLSGKHIPPSHALDMIRGKNIIQLMDSHLEGKFSTEEATVVVELASQCLQYEPRERPNTKDLVATLAPLQTKSEVASCIMLGIKKQEEAPSTPQKPLSSLGEACSRLDLTAIHQILVMAHYRDDEGTNELSFQEWTQQIKDMLDARKRGDQAFREKDFKTAIDCYSQFVDVGTMVSPTVFGRRSLCYLLCDQPDAALRDAMQAQCVYPDWPTAFYMQSVALAKLNMNTDAADMMNEAAQLEEKRQRGGKGS from the exons ATGGGTTGTTGTCAATCCTTGTGTCCGGATGAACAAAACCCACTTCGGAAAGATGGAGCTCAGCCGCCACAACTGGCTCAAACCCACCGCGGCGGCGCTACGACGGCTGCTGGACTCGATAACGGCGGAGATGGAGGAGGAATTCCGTCTTTCTCAGAGTTCTCTTTCGCCGACCTAAAAGCAGCCACGAACAACTTCAGCTCAGACAACATCGTATCAGAAAGCGGAGAGAAAGCCCCAAATCTTGTATACAAAGGCAGACTTCAGAACCGTCGCTGGATCGCCGTCAAGAAGTTTACTAAGATGGCTTGGCCTCATCCTAAACAATTCGCG GAAGAAGCATGGGGTGTGGGGAAGCTGAGGCATAATCGGTTGGCGAATTTGATTGGTTATTGTTGTGACGGAGATGAGAGGCTCCTTGTTGCTGAGTTCATGCCTAATGATACTCTCGCTAAGCATTTGTTCCATT GGGAAAATCAGACAATTGAATGGGCTATGAGGTTGCGAGTTGGGTATTACATAGCTGAAGCTTTGGATTATTGTAGTACTGAGGGTCTTCCATTGTACCATGATTTAAATGCTTACAGGGTTCTCTTTGATGAG GATGGTGATCCTCGTCTCTCGTGTTTCGGCTTGATGAAGAACAGCCGGGATG GAAGAGTGACACCTGAAAGTGTTACTTACAGCTTTGGAACTGTGCTTCTTGATTTGCTTAGCGGCAAACACATCCCTCCAAGCCAT GCTCTGGATATGATACGTGGAAAGAATATTATCCAGTTGATGGATTCACACCTCGAGGGAAAGTTCTCAACAGAAGAAGCTACCGTAGTTGTCGAACTCGCCTCTCAGTGTTTGCAATATGAGCCTCGAGAGAGACCTAACACAAAAGATCTCGTCGCCACACTTGCACCCTTGCAAACTAAATCAGAG GTTGCTTCTTGTATAATGCTTGGAATAAAGAAGCAGGAAGAGGCACCTTCAACGCCACAAAAGCCACTTTCGTCATTAGGTGAAGCTTGCTCGAGACTGGATCTCACAGCTATTCATCAGATCTTGGTCATGGCACATTACAGAGACGACGAAGGGACCAACGAG TTATCTTTCCAAGAATGGACTCAACAGATAAAAGATATGCTTGACGCAAGGAAACGTGGTGATCAAGCTTTCCGCGAGAAAGATTTCAAAACCGCCATAGACTGTTACTCACAG TTTGTAGACGTTGGAACAATGGTGTCGCCAACTGTGTTTGGTCGGAGAAGTCTATGCTACTTACTTTGCGATCAACCAGACGCAGCACTACGCGACGCCATGCAAGCGCAATGCGTGTATCCTGACTGGCCAACGGCTTTCTACATGCAGTCTGTGGCATTAGCGAAGCTGAACATGAACACTGACGCAGCTGATATGATGAACGAAGCAGCTCAGCTTGAAGAGAAGAGACAAAGAGGTGGAAAAGGATCTTGA
- the LOC106434625 gene encoding zinc finger BED domain-containing protein DAYSLEEPER-like codes for MDDDDTLNLNDALEKIRESVKFVKSSESREQMFQTCVETVGSKKEVGLVLDVATRWNSTFRMLSRALPLREALRNLSEVDQSYKCFPSDLEWSRGALICEFLSPFAEMINLISGSSYPTANLYFIQVWKIECWLRAHETSDDETICQMVETMKLKFDKYWEEYSDIFSIDAVLDPRLKFAVLEYCYDTLDPLTSKRKVDHIRKKIKKLYGVYKKDPKSTTASPSETTLVNNIPAGYGKFYAFFSQNAGTEKSALDVYLPEPVLDMAAFKTLDVLRYWKTMQHGLKSCPAWRVMFFQFPLQPCLLSRHSVLEAVFLASIGADFFHQMYKLSFVGEICCVGLK; via the exons atggatgatgatgatactTTGAACCTAAATGATGCCTTAGAGAAAATCAGGGAAAGCGTGAAGTTTGTAAAGTCTTCAGAGTCGAGAGAACAAATGTTTCAGACCTGTGTTGAAACTGTTGGGAGCAAGAAAGAAGTTGGTCTTGTTTTGGATGTGGCAACGAGGTGGAATTCAACATTTAGGATGTTATCTAGAGCTCTTCCGTTGAGAGAAGCATTGCGTAATCTTTCTGAAGTAGATCAGAGTTACAAGTGCTTTCCATCAGATTTGGAATGGTCTAGAGGAGCACTCATCTGTGAGTTTTTGTCTCCATTTGCTGAGATGATAAATTTGATTTCAGGCTCATCATATCCTACTGCGAATCTGTATTTTATACAAGTCTGGAAAATAGAATGCTGGCTGAGAGCGCATGAGACTTCAGATGATGAGACAATTTGTCAAATGGTGGAAACAATGAAGCTGAAGTTTGACAAGTACTGGGAAGAATACAGTGATATATTTTCTATTGATGCAGTGTTGGATCCAAGGTTGAAGTTCGCTGTCTTGGAATATTGTTATGACACCTTAGATCCATTAACAAGCAAGCGGAAAGTCGATCATATCCGAAAGAAGATAAAAAAGTTGTATGGTGTATACAAGAAGGATCCTAAGAGCACTACTGCGAGCCCTTCAGAAACCACATTGGTGAACAATATACCTGCTGGATATGGG AAGTTTTATGCATTCTTTTCTCAAAATGCGGGAACAGAAAAATCAGCTTTAGATGTGTACTTGCCTGAACCGGTTTTAGATATGGCTGCCTTTAAGACTTTAGATGTCTTGAGATATTGGAAAACAATGCAACACGGGTTAAAGAGCTGTCCCGCATGGCGTGTGATGTTCTTTCAATTCCCATTACAACCGTGTCTTCTGAGTCGTCATTCAGTGCTGGAAGCCGTGTTCTTAGCAAGTATAGGAGCCGACTTCTTCCATCAAATGTACAAGCTCTCATTTGTGGGAGAAATTTGCTGCGTGGGTTTGAAATGA
- the BNAC03G65350D gene encoding uncharacterized protein BNAC03G65350D: MALSFHVRSNSFPSRQHPQDAHVDEQLNRLRSSETASSSSSSSIRQRLSNLQDLHDSLDKMLRLSITQQTLSQEQVEMILDGSIKILDLCNVSKDGLSQMKESLKEIQSILRRKRGDLSAEIKKYLASRKFLKKSFQKVLKNLKTGQNKNKESLAVFREAEAVTVSLFESMFSFISGPKSCGKWSLVSKMMSQNKAACEANEFTRVDLEFQSEKSLKIEDVQNLDSCIQDLEDGIESLSKSLIKYRVSVLNI; the protein is encoded by the coding sequence ATGGCACTTTCTTTCCATGTTCGTTCTAACAGCTTCCCTTCAAGACAACACCCTCAAGACGCTCATGTCGATGAGCAATTGAACCGGTTGAGATCTTCAGagacagcttcttcatcttcaagcTCTTCTATCCGCCAAAGACTTAGCAACCTTCAAGATTTACATGATTCTCTTGACAAGATGCTTCGCTTGTCCATCACTCAACAAACTTTATCTCAAGAACAAGTTGAGATGATTCTTGATGGATCTATCAAGATCTTGGATTTATGCAACGTTTCCAAAGATGGTTTATCACAAATGAAAGAGAGTCTCAAGGAGATCCAATCTATTTTAAGAAGAAAGCGTGGAGATCTATCTGCTGAGATCAAGAAATACTTAGCTTCTAGAAAGTTTCTCAAGAAATCATTCCAGAAAGTACTCAAGAATTTGAAAACtggccaaaacaaaaacaaagagtCTTTGGCTGTGTTTAGAGAAGCAGAAGCTGTAACAGTTTCTTTGTTTGAATCTATGTTTAGCTTCATTTCCGGACCAAAGTCTTGTGGCAAATGGTCACTAGTCTCAAAGATGATGAGCCAGAACAAAGCTGCATGTGAAGCCAATGAATTCACAAGAGTGGACTTGGAGTTCCAATCAGAGAAGTCtttgaagattgaagatgtgCAGAACTTAGATTCATGCATTCAAGATCTTGAAGATGGAATCGAGTCACTCTCTAAATCATTGATCAAATATAGAGTCTCAGTTCTTAACATCTAA
- the LOC125583432 gene encoding uncharacterized protein LOC125583432 — protein MKESLKEIQSILRRKRGDLSAEVKKYLATRKFLKKSFQKVVKNLKVSQNKESTDKSLIVFGEAEAVTVGVFERMFCFMSGSKACGKWSLVTELMSQTKSTCEDEANEFTRLDFVFESGKLLNMEDVQLLESCIQDLEDGTESLSKSMIKYRVSLLNIL, from the coding sequence ATGAAAGAGAGTCTCAAGGAAATCCAATCTATTCTAAGAAGAAAGCGTGGAGATTTATCAGCAGAGGTCAAGAAATACTTAGCCACAAGAAAGTTCTTGAAGAAATCATTCCAAAAAGTAGTCAAGAATTTGAAAGTGAGCCAAAACAAAGAGAGCACCGATAAATCTTTGATTGTGTTTGGAGAAGCAGAAGCCGTAACAGTTGGTGTCTTTGAACGTATGTTTTGCTTCATGTCCGGATCTAAGGCTTGTGGAAAATGGTCATTGGTCACAGAACTTATGAGCCAGACCAAATCTACATGTGAAGATGAAGCAAATGAATTCACAAGATTGGACTTTGTGTTTGAATCCGGGAAGTTACTTAATATGGAAGATGTGCAGTTGCTAGAGTCGTGCATTCAAGATCTTGAAGATGGAACTGAGTCACTCTCAAAGTCAATGATTAAATACAGAGTCTCACTTCTTAATATCTTATAG
- the LOC106434631 gene encoding uncharacterized protein LOC106434631, which produces MSISFHARSNSVPSMQHPQAANVDEQLTRLRSSEAASSSSSSSIYQRLSNLQDLHDSLDKMLRLSITNKALSQVQVEKLLDGSLRILDLCNVAKDALSQMKEGLKEIQSTLQRKCGDLSAEVKKYLAARNILKKSLQKVQREHQ; this is translated from the coding sequence ATGTCTATTTCTTTCCATGCTCGTTCTAACAGTGTTCCCTCTATGCAACATCCACAAGCTGCTAATGTTGATGAGCAGTTGACCAGATTGAGATCTTCTGAGGCAGCCTCTTCATCTTCCAGCTCTTCTATTTACCAAAGACTAAGCAACCTTCAAGACTTACATGATTCTCTTGACAAGATGCTTCGCCTATCTATCACCAACAAGGCTTTATCTCAGGTTCAGGTTGAGAAGCTTCTTGATGGATCCCTCAGGATCTTGGATTTGTGCAATGTGGCCAAGGACGCTTTGTCACAGATGAAAGAAGGTCTCAAGGAGATCCAGTCTACATTACAAAGAAAGTGTGGAGATTTATCAGCAGAGGTCAAGAAATACTTAGCCGCAAGAAATATCTTGAAGAAGTCACTCCAGAAAGTACAAAGAGAGCACCAATAA